The following proteins come from a genomic window of Primulina eburnea isolate SZY01 unplaced genomic scaffold, ASM2296580v1 ctg1459_ERROPOS7100000, whole genome shotgun sequence:
- the LOC140820803 gene encoding transcription factor MYBS1-like produces the protein MGEEVEYWSREEEKAFENGIAMHWIEDEDDKNPIWNEISSMVPTKSIQQLKIHYKILVEDVADIEAGNVPLPKYSAEMLTPPALTTATNNYKDRYREKDKRFAKYNFSGVLPPNSHDSTSASASSGKGGGGGGVSSSSTSRSEQERRKGIPWTEEEHRLFLLGLDKFGKGDWRSISRNYVVSRTPTQVASHAQKYFIRLNSLNRDRRRSSIHDITSISMGDNISSSPSAQQPPPITGQQQMNPTSNVMKHHNMQIYGTGHAPMGHPVASSAHIAHPAVVGTPVMMPPGHHHHHLPPYVLPVAYPMPPPPPPQHQ, from the exons ATGGGAGAGGAGGTGGAATATTGGAGCAGAGAAGAAGAGAAGGCCTTTGAGAATGGGATTGCAATGCATTGGattgaagatgaagatgatAAGAATCCCATTTGGAATGAGATTTCTTCAATGGTTCCCACTAAAAGTATTCAGCAGTTGAAGATTCATTACAAAATCTTGGTGGAAGATGTTGCTGATATTGAAGCTGGAAATGTTCCATTGCCAAAGTACTCGGCCGAGATGCTCACACCTCCTGCATTAACAACGGCAACTAATAACTACAAGGATAGGTATCGCGAAAAAGATAAACGGTTCGCAAAATATAATTTCTCCGGAGTACTGCCACCGAATAGTCACGACTCGACCTCGGCCTCAGCCTCGTCAGGtaaaggaggaggaggaggaggagtaTCATCATCTTCCACCTCTAGGTCGGAACAAGAACGTCGAAAAGGGATCCCGTGGACCGAAGAAGAGCACAG GTTATTTTTGCTCGGATTAGACAAGTTTGGTAAAGGGGATTGGAGAAGCATTTCAAGAAACTACGTTGTTTCAAGGACACCAACACAAGTTGCAAGCCATGCTCAAAAGTACTTCATTCGTCTGAACTCTCTGAATAGAGACAGAAGGAGATCGAGTATCCATGACATAACGAGTATCAGTATGGGCGACAATATTTCATCGTCCCCCTCGGCTCAGCAACCGCCTCCGATCACCGGCCAACAACAGATGAATCCAACCTCGAATGTAATGAAACATCATAACATGCAAATTTACGGGACGGGTCATGCACCAATGGGACATCCGGTGGCTTCGAGTGCCCACATTGCTCATCCGGCTGTAGTTGGTACTCCTGTCATGATGCCTCCGGGGCATCATCACCATCATCTTCCACCATATGTTCTTCCAGTTGCGTATCCTATGCCGCCTCCGCCACCGCCACAACACCAATAA